One region of Danio rerio strain Tuebingen ecotype United States chromosome 5, GRCz12tu, whole genome shotgun sequence genomic DNA includes:
- the LOC108190122 gene encoding retrovirus-related Pol polyprotein from transposon opus, whose amino-acid sequence MVSTITEGCFRQHFEPWGLDRLQSCQWLQLRAANGLTIPYVGYFELDVKLCGKLVTGCGLLVVRDPPDGMSLEVPGVLGMNILSRCYQELFGQHGNALFNLPVLTQLPSVSSALQYCHQVSARKPSDHVGCVRVRGRRVCRIPGGTMKLVAATCSAHYFGHVVLFEPPESGLPAGLLASPALVSVNRGTVYVPIVNVGAVEVVLCPATMMGNLKEVYIVSLPAGVSEEKPVAAMIQSHSVVGSPSFFQQIESLDLSVLSPPEQGQVRALLQKYQAVFSDHESDLGCTSLISHDIPLLDDAPVRQRYRRIPPSEYEVVKTHINQLLEAGIVRESCSPYASPIVLVKKKDGGLRMCVDYRHLNAKTRRDAFPLPRIEESLDSLSGARWFSTLDLASGYLQVPVSEQDKPKTAFCTPFGLFEWNRMPFGLCNAPSTFQRLMERLFGDQRCQSLLLYLDDVVVFSSSIDQHLERLEMVLGRLEKEGLKAKLEKCAFFRREVKYLGHVISAQGVATDPGKIEAVTHWRCPGTVSELRTFLGFASYYRRFVEGFAKLAAPLHRLVAEVGGSKSGKHRKQSLTHVWTEQCQMAFEALKRKLTSAPILAYADFSKPFILEVDASYGGLGAVLSQDFEGKVRPIAYASRGLRPSERNMTNYSSMKLEFLALKWAMVEKFREYLLGHKCIVFTDNNPLSHLATAKLGATEQRWAAELAAFDFEVKYRAGKSNGNADALSRQNLVDKSVVGELAVSSKIPEALQQAISKGCPVQADMRTISTLPGYSVPDLRCMQEADPVIGPVIRFWEQGQRPGLEERKLLTKPVLTLLQQWNRFEEREGVLYRKIFRPDGGEVCHQLVLPDVLKEEVWIQLHQQHGHQGVERTSELIRQRCYWPNMLADVTRWCHECERCQLAKDTGPVARAFMGHLLASKPNEILAIDFTMLEPSYCGKENVLVMTDVFSKFSMAVSTRDQRAETVAKVLVEEWFYKYGVPGRIHSDQGRNFESTLIRQLCELYQVKKSRTTPYHPAGNGQCERFNRTLHNLLRTLPDSRKRDWVSCLSQVIFCYNTTPNQVTGESPHYLMFGQEPRLPVDFLLGQVPEPTVGSVHHWVLEHRRRLQVAFEGAQGRLKAAAARRKNLHDQHVRDQPLVEGQLVYLRDHAVRGRHKIKDLWSSVVYRVVHSAEEGGAVYAIAPVTSPGKMRRVHRSQLKACVPRGKVCSDQPKGVVEIQEDPQEDAQELDLEAVDLAVMVPVVPQATQGVGPRDGLHPMQSRVQEDLPGDLSPVRAIVVEPQGPGVEPVAREREVLTEPPNDSVVPPRRSARVGAGQHTNLHHLPRGVGEVRSGPMNHEVVSNNISVLFRPWS is encoded by the coding sequence TTACAGAGGGTTGTTTTCGGCAACATTTTGAGCCATGGGGCCTGGACCGCCTTCAAAGTTGTCAGTGGTTGCAGTTACGAGCAGCTAATGGGCTCACTATTCCATATGTGGGCTACTTTGAGTTAGATGTAAAACTTTGTGGCAAGTTGGTTACTGGGTGCGGCCTTCTGGTGGTTCGGGACCCTCCAGATGGTATGAGTCTGGAAGTTCCTGGGGTACTGGGGATGAACATCCTCTCCCGGTGCTACCAGGAACTGTTTGGACAGCATGGTAATGCTCTGTTTAACCTACCTGTACTAACACAATTGCCTAGTGTGTCGAGCGCCTTACAGTACTGTCATCAAGTAAGTGCTAGGAAACCTTCTGATCATGTGGGGTGCGTGCGGGTTCGTGGGCGTAGAGTGTGTCGCATCCCGGGTGGCACAATGAAGTTAGTGGCTGCAACCTGTTCGGCCCACTATTTTGGCCATGTCGTTTTGTTTGAGCCCCCAGAGTCTGGTCTTCCTGCTGGACTTTTGGCATCACCAGCTTTGGTAAGCGTAAATCGGGGAACAGTCTATGTACCAATAGTAAATGTTGGTGCAGTGGAGGTAGTGCTTTGTCCTGCAACAATGATGGGTAATTTGAAAGAGGTCTATATAGTTAGTCTGCCAGCTGGGGTTAGTGAAGAAAAACCAGTGGCTGCTATGATTCAATCTCATAGTGTGGTTGGGAGTCCTTCTTTTTTTCAACAGATTGAGTCACTTGATCTATCTGTTCTGTCTCCACCTGAGCAGGGTCAGGTTCGGGCTCTTCTGCAGAAGTACCAAGCTGTGTTTTCGGATCATGAGAGTGATCTGGGTTGTACCAGTCTTATCTCCCATGACATACCGCTGTTGGATGATGCTCCAGTGCGCCAACGCTATCGGCGAATACCACCATCTGAGTATGAGGTAGTAAAAACCCATATTAATCAGTTGTTAGAGGCTGGAATAGTTAGGGAGAGTTGCAGTCCTTATGCGTCCCCGATAGTCTTGGTAAAGAAGAAGGACGGTGGCCTGCGCATGTGTGTAGACTACCGTCATTTGAATGCCAAGACTAGGAGGGATGCATTCCCTCTGCCTCGCATTGAGGAGTCCTTGGACTCCTTATCTGGTGCTCGCTGGTTCTCTACGTTGGATTTGGCCAGCGGGTATTTGCAAGTTCCAGTTTCTGAGCAGGATAAGCCGAAAACTGCGTTCTGTACACCGTTTGGATTGTTTGAATGGAACCGTATGCCCTTTGGCCTTTGTAATGCTCCAAGTACATTCCAAAGGTTGATGGAGCGGTTATTCGGGGACCAGCGGTGTCAGTCCCTGCTTTTGTATCTTGATGATGTTGTGGTGTTTTCTTCCTCCATAGACCAACATTTGGAGAGGCTGGAGATGGTACTAGGTCGTCTAGAGAAGGAAGGGCTCAAGGCCAAGCTGGAGAAATGTGCTTTCTTCCGGCGTGAAGTAAAGTACTTGGGTCACGTTATATCTGCTCAGGGGGTAGCAACTGATCCAGGTAAAATAGAGGCGGTCACGCATTGGCGCTGCCCGGGGACCGTGTCCGAGCTACGAACATTTCTTGGCTTTGCGAGCTATTATAGGCGTTTTGTGGAAGGGTTTGCTAAGCTGGCCGCCCCCCTCCACCGATTAGTGGCAGAAGTTGGAGGGAGTAAGTCAGGTAAGCATAGAAAACAGAGTTTGACTCATGTATGGACCGAGCAGTGTCAGATGGCTTTTGAGGCCCTAAAGAGGAAGTTAACATCCGCCCCAATATTAGCTTATGCAGACTTCTCAAAGCCTTTCATCCTGGAGGTAGATGCCAGTTATGGAGGTTTGGGGGCAGTTTTGTCCCAAGACTTCGAAGGGAAGGTTCGACCCATCGCCTATGCCAGTCGTGGTCTCAGGCCCTCAGAGCGAAATATGACTAATTATAGCTCAATGAAACTAGAGTTTCTCGCCCTTAAATGGGCTATGGTTGAAAAGTTTCGTGAGTATCTTTTGGGGCACAAGTGTATTGTGTTTACAGACAATAATCCTCTGAGTCACTTGGCTACAGCAAAACTTGGAGCCACAGAGCAACGTTGGGCCGCTGAGTTAGCCGCATTCGATTTTGAGGTCAAGTACAGGGCAGGAAAGAGTAATGGAAATGCTGACGCGCTCTCCCGCCAGAATTTGGTTGACAAGAGTGTAGTTGGGGAGTTAGCAGTTAGCTCTAAGATTCCCGAAGCCTTGCAGCAGGCCATTAGTAAGGGCTGTCCGGTCCAAGCAGATATGCGGACTATAAGCACATTGCCGGGCTACTCTGTCCCTGACCTTCGCTGTATGCAAGAGGCTGATCCTGTTATTGGACCAGTAATAAGGTTCTGGGAGCAGGGCCAACGTCCAGGATTAGAGGAGCGGAAACTTCTAACCAAACCGGTCTTGACCCTACTCCAGCAGTGGAATAGGTTTGAGGAGAGGGAAGGAGTTTTGTACCGCAAGATATTCCGTCCTGATGGAGGGGAAGTATGTCATCAGCTTGTGTTACCTGATGTTTTGAAGGAAGAGGTCTGGATACAGCTGCACCAACAGCATGGCCATCAAGGAGTAGAACGCACCAGTGAGTTAATCCGACAGCGTTGTTATTGGCCTAATATGTTGGCTGATGTTACCCGGTGGTGCCACGAGTGTGAACGCTGTCAACTTGCCAAAGACACTGGGCCGGTGGCACGGGCATTCATGGGCCACCTGCTGGCCTCAAAGCCTAATGAAATTCTTGCAATCGACTTTACCATGCTCGAGCCTTCATATTGTGGGAAGGAGAACGTGTTAGTGATGACCGATGTGTTTAGTAAGTTCTCTATGGCAGTGTCCACTCGTGACCAAAGAGCAGAGACTGTGGCCAAGGTTCTAGTTGAGGAATGGTTTTACAAGTATGGGGTTCCTGGACGTATCCATTCAGATCAGGGCCGCAACTTTGAATCCACTCTTATACGGCAGCTTTGTGAGCTGTACCAGGTAAAGAAATCCCGTACCACCCCATACCATCCAGCTGGCAATGGGCAATGTGAGAGATTCAATCGCACATTACATAACTTGTTGCGAACCTTGCCAGACTCTAGAAAAAGGGACTGGGTGTCTTGTCTGTCACAGGTGATATTTTGCTATAACACCACCCCTAACCAAGTGACAGGAGAGTCTCCACATTACCTCATGTTCGGTCAAGAGCCCCGGCTGCCAGTAGATTTCTTGCTGGGCCAGGTACCAGAACCCACTGTAGGTAGTGTACATCACTGGGTCTTGGAACATCGTAGGCGGTTGCAGGTTGCCTTTGAGGGAGCACAGGGACGATTGAAGGCTGCAGCAGCCAGGCGGAAAAACCTGCATGACCAGCATGTTCGAGATCAACCCCTGGTGGAAGGTCAGTTAGTTTATCTAAGGGACCACGCAGTAAGGGGACGCCACAAAATTAAAGACTTGTGGAGTTCTGTTGTCTATCGGGTCGTCCACTCCGCTGAGGAAGGAGGGGCGGTATATGCCATTGCACCAGTTACAAGCCCAGGTAAGATGAGGCGAGTACATCGGTCACAGTTGAAGGCCTGTGTTCCGAGAGGAAAGGTCTGTAGTGACCAGCCGAAAGGTGTTGTGGAGATTCAAGAGGACCCTCAGGAGGATGCTCAGGAGTTGGATTTAGAGGCTGTCGATTTGGCGGTGATGGTGCCAGTGGTCCCTCAGGCCACTCAAGGGGTGGGACCTCGAGATGGCTTGCACCCGATGCAGTCTAGGGTTCAGGAAGATTTGCCCGGGGACCTCTCTCCTGTAAGGGCCATTGTGGTTGAACCACAAGGACCAGGGGTAGAACCTGTAGCAAGGGAAAGGGAAGTACTTACCGAGCCTCCTAACGATAGTGTGGTCCCTCCTCGTCGTTCAGCCCGAGTTGGGGCAGGACAGCATACGAACTTGCATCATCTTCCCCGAGGTGTAGGAGAGGTGAGAAGCGGACCTATGAATCATGAAGTTGTGTCTAATAACATTTCGGTGTTGTTTAGGCCTTGGAGTTAG